From one Flavobacteriales bacterium genomic stretch:
- a CDS encoding RNA polymerase sigma factor: protein MSTLEFNHQLLSLRQQLYYFALGLTKDRDNALDLVQESMLRAITFRDKFRDNTNFKAWVYTIVKNTFINGHRRNKRTRVLLDSVEREREVVSRVQTPASVEANVKRSEIERSLERLDEAFRTPFLMHHEGYKYHEIAEQMGIPIGTVKSRIHQARQRLQEMLTDKHVQN from the coding sequence ATGTCAACCCTCGAATTCAACCACCAGCTCCTGAGCCTGCGGCAGCAGTTGTACTACTTCGCCTTAGGCCTGACCAAGGACCGCGATAACGCTCTTGACCTGGTTCAAGAGAGCATGCTGCGGGCCATCACCTTCCGCGACAAGTTCCGCGATAACACGAACTTCAAGGCGTGGGTGTACACGATCGTGAAGAACACCTTCATCAACGGTCATCGGCGGAATAAGCGTACGCGCGTGCTTTTAGACTCGGTGGAGCGTGAGCGGGAGGTGGTGAGCCGCGTGCAGACGCCTGCATCGGTTGAGGCCAATGTCAAGCGCAGTGAGATCGAGCGTAGCTTGGAACGCTTGGACGAGGCCTTCCGCACGCCTTTCCTCATGCACCACGAAGGCTACAAATACCATGAGATCGCCGAGCAAATGGGCATTCCCATCGGAACCGTCAAGAGCCGCATCCATCAGGCACGCCAGCGCTTGCAGGAGATGCTCACCGATAAGCACGTCCAGAACTGA
- the crtI gene encoding phytoene desaturase has product MKHAVVIGSGFAGLAAAASLGRNGFRVTVLEKNAQPGGRARTWSEQGFIFDMGPSFYWMPEVFERFFASFGERVRDHYDLIRLDPSYSVVFGPEEKWAVPADPIALRAFFESKEKGAGAELGRFLNEAKLKYDLGMGELVYRPSLSWGEYMHPGLIGGLLKTKVFRSLRKHVQAHFTDDRLRLLMEFPVLFLGAAPQNTPALYSLMNYADMELGTWYPMGGMGKVVEAFVRVAEKQGATLRFCTPVKRVVVENGKAVGVETEEDVLKADIVVAGADYHHVDQELVPEQARGYSKDYWNKRTMAPSGLLFYLGFDRKLPNLEHHTLFFDESLDRHSAEIYDNPAWPSKPLFYTSCASKTDPSVAPAGKENMVILIPIASGLNDSEETRDRYYRIVMERLDKQLGFDPRPHVVVKRSYSINDLQADYNAFRGNAYGMANTIMQTGPLRPSMKSRKVEGLYYTGQLTVPGPGVPPAIISGQVVADLVAKEVARKSIVL; this is encoded by the coding sequence ATGAAGCACGCCGTGGTCATCGGTTCCGGCTTTGCCGGATTGGCCGCCGCCGCCTCGTTGGGGCGGAACGGTTTCCGGGTGACCGTGCTCGAGAAGAATGCCCAGCCCGGTGGCCGTGCGCGCACTTGGAGCGAGCAGGGCTTCATCTTCGACATGGGTCCAAGCTTCTACTGGATGCCCGAGGTGTTCGAGCGCTTCTTCGCCAGCTTCGGCGAGCGTGTCCGTGACCACTACGACCTGATCCGGCTCGACCCTTCTTACAGCGTGGTTTTCGGGCCTGAAGAGAAATGGGCGGTCCCGGCCGACCCGATCGCGCTCCGCGCCTTCTTCGAGAGCAAGGAGAAAGGGGCCGGCGCCGAGCTGGGCCGATTCCTCAACGAGGCCAAGCTGAAGTACGACCTCGGCATGGGCGAGCTGGTGTACCGCCCTTCGCTGAGCTGGGGCGAGTACATGCATCCCGGCCTTATTGGCGGCCTCTTGAAGACCAAAGTGTTCCGCAGCCTGCGCAAGCATGTGCAGGCGCATTTCACCGATGATCGGCTCCGGTTGCTGATGGAATTCCCGGTGCTCTTCCTCGGTGCTGCTCCACAGAATACACCAGCGCTCTACAGCCTGATGAACTACGCGGACATGGAGCTCGGCACCTGGTACCCCATGGGTGGCATGGGCAAGGTGGTGGAGGCCTTTGTTCGCGTTGCGGAGAAACAGGGTGCCACCCTCCGCTTCTGCACCCCGGTGAAGCGGGTCGTGGTGGAAAATGGCAAGGCCGTTGGCGTGGAGACGGAGGAGGACGTGCTGAAGGCTGACATCGTCGTGGCCGGCGCCGACTACCACCACGTGGACCAGGAGCTCGTACCGGAGCAGGCACGCGGCTACAGCAAGGACTACTGGAACAAACGAACCATGGCGCCGAGCGGGCTCTTGTTCTATCTCGGCTTCGATAGGAAGCTGCCCAACCTGGAGCATCACACGCTCTTCTTCGATGAATCGCTGGACCGTCACAGCGCGGAGATCTACGACAACCCCGCGTGGCCCAGCAAGCCTCTGTTCTACACCAGCTGCGCCAGCAAGACCGATCCGTCAGTGGCGCCCGCAGGCAAGGAGAACATGGTGATCCTTATCCCCATCGCTTCGGGCCTCAACGACAGTGAAGAGACCCGGGACCGCTATTATCGCATCGTGATGGAGCGACTGGACAAGCAACTTGGCTTCGACCCACGCCCGCACGTGGTGGTGAAGCGCAGCTACAGCATCAACGACCTGCAGGCTGATTACAATGCTTTCCGGGGCAACGCCTATGGCATGGCGAACACCATCATGCAAACGGGTCCGCTCCGCCCAAGCATGAAGAGCCGCAAGGTGGAAGGCCTGTACTACACCGGGCAACTCACCGTACCCGGTCCTGGCGTGCCGCCGGCGATCATCAGCGGGCAGGTTGTGGCCGATCTGGTAGCGAAGGAAGTCGCCCGCAAATCCATCGTCCTATGA
- a CDS encoding phytoene/squalene synthase family protein encodes MNTIALYDKVCQKASRHTTYGYSTSFSLGIRSLDKRFHAPIHAIYGFVRFADEIVDTFHGFDKDGLLSRFREDAYRAIADGISLNPILHSFQKVVNDYRIEQELFDTFLDSMAMDLMDRHHDQRSYETYILGSAEVVGLMCLRVFCEGDEALYQMLKPAAMKLGAAFQKVNFLRDLKDDHQNLGRTYFPGIDLSRWDEETKRTIEADIQADFDAALIGIRQLPKGARFGVYMAHIYYVNLFRKIKALPAGRIMQERVRVRNRRKIALLTTSYLRHSFGML; translated from the coding sequence ATGAATACGATCGCGCTCTACGACAAGGTGTGCCAGAAGGCGAGCCGGCACACCACCTATGGTTACAGCACTTCCTTCTCATTGGGCATACGCTCACTCGACAAGAGATTCCACGCACCGATCCATGCCATTTACGGATTCGTGCGTTTCGCAGACGAGATCGTGGACACTTTCCATGGCTTCGACAAGGACGGCCTGCTCTCGCGCTTCCGCGAAGACGCCTACCGCGCCATCGCGGATGGCATCAGCCTTAACCCGATCCTACACAGCTTCCAGAAGGTGGTGAACGACTATCGCATCGAGCAGGAACTGTTCGACACCTTCCTGGACAGCATGGCCATGGACCTCATGGACAGGCACCATGATCAGCGCAGCTACGAGACCTACATCCTAGGCAGCGCTGAGGTGGTGGGCCTCATGTGCCTCCGTGTTTTCTGTGAGGGCGATGAAGCGCTCTATCAGATGCTGAAGCCAGCGGCCATGAAACTGGGCGCCGCCTTCCAGAAAGTGAACTTCCTGCGCGACCTGAAAGACGACCACCAGAACCTAGGTCGCACCTACTTCCCCGGCATCGACCTGAGCCGGTGGGACGAGGAGACCAAGCGCACCATCGAGGCCGACATCCAGGCCGATTTCGATGCGGCGCTGATCGGGATACGCCAGTTGCCGAAGGGCGCGCGCTTCGGTGTGTACATGGCCCACATCTACTACGTGAACCTCTTCCGCAAGATCAAGGCGCTGCCGGCCGGACGAATCATGCAGGAGCGCGTGCGCGTGCGCAACCGTAGGAAGATCGCCCTGCTCACCACCAGCTACCTGCGCCATAGCTTCGGCATGCTCTGA
- the idi gene encoding isopentenyl-diphosphate Delta-isomerase, translating to MDEEQVVLVNERDEPIGAMGKLRAHQEGALHRAFSVFLFDDQGRLLLQRRAPGKYHSAGLWTNTCCSHPRPEETVEEAARRRLMEEMGIDAPLFHRFSFRYKAEFENGLIEHELDHVLFGRWDGPALPDPQEADAWAYMDMQELDAALRDYPERYTAWLRICWGRIKEEAAREAPLALKQPRTC from the coding sequence ATGGACGAAGAGCAGGTGGTGCTCGTGAACGAGCGAGACGAGCCTATTGGCGCTATGGGCAAGTTGCGCGCGCACCAGGAGGGCGCACTGCACCGCGCCTTCTCGGTGTTCCTATTCGATGATCAGGGCCGCTTGCTCTTGCAACGCAGAGCCCCGGGCAAGTACCACAGCGCGGGCCTGTGGACCAACACCTGCTGCAGCCATCCGAGACCGGAGGAAACGGTCGAAGAGGCGGCTCGCCGTCGGCTGATGGAGGAGATGGGCATCGACGCGCCCCTGTTCCACCGCTTCAGCTTCCGCTACAAAGCCGAATTCGAGAACGGGCTCATCGAGCACGAGCTGGATCATGTCCTCTTCGGCCGCTGGGACGGCCCGGCGCTGCCCGATCCGCAGGAGGCCGATGCCTGGGCCTACATGGATATGCAAGAGCTGGATGCCGCCCTGCGCGACTATCCGGAACGGTACACCGCCTGGTTGCGCATCTGCTGGGGGCGCATAAAGGAAGAAGCCGCGCGCGAAGCCCCCCTGGCCCTGAAACAACCCCGAACATGCTGA
- the folE gene encoding GTP cyclohydrolase I FolE — MLMKKSGAVIPLALPLEEAGAPHQSPVIDTPMRADAFLLTSDQKIDRIERHFRGIMETLGLDLDDDSLHGTPRRVAKMYVNEVFSGLDPATHPKPTLFANKFGYKGMLVERDITVHSFCEHHFVPIIGRAAVAYFSSGQVIGLSKLDRIVKHFAARPQVQERLTEQIAAELKHVLRTEDVAVLIDAEHMCVKLRGVKDEGSSTVTSHFSGRFEEPDVRSEFLGQVKR, encoded by the coding sequence ATGCTGATGAAGAAGAGCGGTGCCGTGATCCCGCTGGCACTTCCCCTGGAAGAGGCCGGAGCGCCTCACCAGTCCCCTGTGATCGATACGCCCATGCGTGCCGATGCCTTCCTGCTCACCTCGGATCAGAAAATCGACCGGATCGAGCGGCACTTCCGCGGCATCATGGAGACCCTGGGCCTCGACCTGGATGATGATAGCCTGCACGGCACGCCAAGGCGCGTAGCCAAGATGTATGTGAACGAGGTGTTCAGCGGGCTTGACCCGGCCACCCACCCCAAGCCGACCCTCTTCGCCAACAAGTTCGGCTACAAGGGCATGCTGGTGGAGCGCGACATCACCGTGCACAGCTTCTGCGAGCACCACTTCGTGCCCATCATCGGCAGGGCCGCCGTGGCTTACTTCAGCAGCGGTCAGGTGATCGGCCTGAGCAAGCTCGACCGCATCGTGAAGCACTTCGCCGCACGGCCACAGGTGCAGGAGCGCCTCACCGAGCAGATCGCCGCCGAGCTGAAGCACGTGCTCCGCACGGAGGATGTCGCCGTGCTCATCGACGCGGAGCACATGTGCGTGAAGCTGCGCGGCGTGAAAGACGAAGGCAGCAGCACGGTGACCTCGCACTTCAGCGGGCGCTTCGAGGAGCCTGACGTGCGGAGCGAATTCCTCGGCCAAGTGAAGCGCTGA
- a CDS encoding deoxyribodipyrimidine photo-lyase, with protein sequence MAAKPRISIHWFRRDLRLQDNHGFFRALSEHGEALPLFIFDADILDRLEDKADRRVDFIHRTLTTMQSELVGRGSTLLVEHGRPIDVWKRLLERYDITAVTANHDHEPYAIARDAAVGELLAARGVPFRSFKDVSIFERGELVKDDGGPYTVYTPYMRKWRARFTPEMAEPYPSEGLLSGLSKTEPLPLPTLDQIGFQRTDLHVPPATLSEELLAGYEHTRDHPAVNGTSRMSTHLRFGTVSVRELVRRSMQTSPKYLNELIWREFYMQILWHYPHPEKAFKPAYDRILWRNDESEFKSWSEGRTGYPLVDAGMRELAATGLMHNRVRMVVASFLTKHLLIDWRWGEAWFAAKLLDFELSSNNGGWQWASGSGCDAAPYFRVFNPKLQLERFDPQLNYVKHWVPEYGSASYSRPIVVHEAARDRVLRVFKEALSGAGKAGDKQTNLFA encoded by the coding sequence GTGGCCGCGAAGCCCCGCATCAGCATACACTGGTTCCGTCGCGATCTGCGACTGCAGGACAACCATGGCTTCTTCCGCGCGCTGAGCGAGCATGGCGAAGCGCTGCCGCTATTCATCTTCGACGCGGATATCCTGGACCGGCTCGAGGACAAGGCCGACCGCCGGGTGGACTTCATCCACCGAACGCTGACCACCATGCAGTCGGAGCTCGTGGGGCGCGGCTCCACCCTGCTCGTGGAGCATGGACGACCCATCGACGTCTGGAAGCGGCTGCTGGAGCGATACGACATCACCGCAGTGACCGCCAATCATGACCACGAGCCCTATGCGATCGCGCGGGACGCCGCTGTGGGCGAGCTGCTTGCCGCGCGCGGGGTCCCCTTCCGCAGCTTCAAGGATGTCAGCATCTTCGAACGTGGTGAATTGGTGAAAGACGACGGAGGGCCATACACCGTGTACACGCCATACATGCGGAAATGGCGGGCGCGGTTCACCCCGGAGATGGCGGAGCCCTATCCGAGCGAAGGCCTTTTGAGCGGGCTTTCGAAGACCGAACCCTTGCCACTGCCGACACTGGATCAGATCGGATTCCAACGCACGGACCTGCATGTGCCGCCCGCCACGCTTAGCGAAGAGCTGCTGGCCGGGTATGAGCACACGCGCGACCATCCTGCAGTGAACGGCACTAGCCGCATGAGCACCCACCTTCGCTTCGGCACGGTGAGCGTGCGGGAACTGGTGCGGCGAAGCATGCAAACCAGCCCGAAGTACCTCAACGAACTCATCTGGCGGGAGTTCTACATGCAGATCCTCTGGCATTATCCGCATCCGGAGAAGGCCTTCAAGCCGGCCTACGACCGCATCCTCTGGCGGAATGATGAATCGGAGTTCAAGTCCTGGTCCGAGGGTCGAACCGGCTATCCTTTGGTGGATGCCGGCATGCGTGAATTAGCTGCAACGGGCCTGATGCACAACCGGGTGCGGATGGTCGTAGCCAGCTTCCTAACCAAGCATCTGCTCATCGACTGGCGATGGGGAGAGGCCTGGTTCGCGGCCAAGCTGCTCGATTTTGAGCTCAGCAGCAACAACGGGGGGTGGCAATGGGCCTCAGGCTCAGGCTGTGACGCGGCACCCTACTTCCGGGTCTTCAATCCGAAGCTGCAGCTTGAGCGCTTCGACCCTCAGTTAAACTATGTAAAGCACTGGGTGCCAGAGTACGGATCGGCCAGCTATTCGCGTCCTATCGTTGTTCACGAAGCAGCGCGCGACCGGGTCCTGCGGGTCTTCAAGGAAGCCCTGTCAGGCGCGGGAAAAGCGGGCGACAAACAAACCAATCTCTTCGCATAG
- a CDS encoding SRPBCC family protein, with protein MAIHVLERSQLLRTTLGEAWEFFSTPRNLARITPRELGFAIREPFDEHPAYSGQLITYTVKPLFGIPLTWVTRIEEVQAPFKFVDTQVRGPYKRWWHEHSFEEVEGGVLMRDRVEYELPMGPLGELMHDWVVKGRLKRIFDHRWAVLEALFGPAPNRSVNPNVPRA; from the coding sequence ATGGCCATCCATGTCCTGGAGCGCAGCCAATTGCTCAGGACCACGCTGGGCGAGGCTTGGGAGTTCTTCAGCACGCCCCGTAATCTCGCTAGGATCACGCCCCGTGAATTGGGCTTCGCCATCCGCGAGCCTTTCGATGAACATCCAGCCTATTCAGGCCAGCTCATCACCTACACGGTGAAGCCGCTGTTCGGCATACCGCTCACATGGGTCACGCGCATCGAGGAGGTGCAGGCGCCCTTCAAATTCGTGGACACGCAAGTGCGTGGCCCCTACAAGCGTTGGTGGCATGAGCACAGCTTTGAGGAGGTGGAGGGCGGCGTGCTCATGCGCGACCGGGTTGAGTACGAGCTGCCAATGGGCCCTTTGGGCGAGCTCATGCACGATTGGGTGGTGAAGGGTCGGCTGAAGCGCATCTTCGATCACCGCTGGGCCGTGCTTGAAGCGCTATTCGGCCCAGCACCGAACAGGAGTGTGAACCCGAACGTTCCCCGAGCATGA
- a CDS encoding sterol desaturase family protein: MSIWAIIAIVFGTAAFMEFVAWATHKYVMHGFLWNLHSDHHKKDHYNFIERNDSFFLIFAVPSMGCFIAGSVLGLHSPWLWIGLGILIYGILYFFVHEVFIHQRIKWLRNTNNPYFLAIRRAHKAHHKHLGKEHGECFGMLVVPFKYYREAKRMLGQKTAA; encoded by the coding sequence ATGAGCATCTGGGCCATCATCGCCATCGTTTTCGGCACGGCAGCCTTCATGGAGTTCGTGGCCTGGGCCACGCACAAATACGTGATGCACGGCTTCCTCTGGAACCTGCACAGTGATCACCACAAGAAGGACCACTACAACTTCATCGAGCGCAACGACAGCTTCTTCCTGATCTTCGCCGTGCCCTCGATGGGCTGCTTCATCGCGGGCAGCGTGCTCGGCCTGCATTCCCCTTGGCTCTGGATAGGACTGGGCATCCTCATCTACGGAATCCTCTACTTCTTCGTGCACGAGGTCTTCATCCACCAGCGAATCAAGTGGCTGCGGAATACGAACAACCCCTATTTCCTCGCCATCCGCCGCGCGCACAAGGCGCATCATAAGCACCTCGGAAAGGAGCACGGCGAGTGCTTCGGCATGCTGGTGGTGCCCTTCAAGTATTACCGCGAGGCCAAGCGCATGCTGGGGCAGAAGACGGCGGCCTGA
- a CDS encoding S8 family serine peptidase, which translates to MASLNDLHGQFYVNKEWVQANGTPAQLEWAASTLDGQGHIVVVSNTVVSSNNADLLITKYGPTGDLVWQQTYGGIDGGQDYGVAVAALAGGGFVVAGVLSQTLTSQDIVLLGISPTGDIDWEALWNGSANGTDVPTCLIIAPDGNIYLGGTTTSSLGNLDYVLNKYSSTGALLWSSTYEYSGFPDAGVGLALDADNNPIITGASATGPLSWDYATVKYHRNTGTQIDEARVSVPGFGLDQVLSIDQDDQGHFYITGFREVNGQKDIQTVKITSTFTVDWVVNYDGEGLDDAGRAIKGDDLGNAYVARYSRKGIGGTDLVVMKYDSAGTELWEKRYAALNPAHSVEPKRMAVTNDGGVVVAGVINDGVSDNFITIKFGSDGSLHWDRQYDGLAGNDQALDLLVEGDHVYVCGPSATITGPMLATVKYSTTTKPDGWLYSSTGTPLCVAEEIVVKFNRQVIDMELVDDPRWEFGTLEELTSDSLAGAIGEKLGIGAVAGKRLPVYKIFRWMTSADSITITRLGEEEPVPDFWSTFIIGIGDAVEVHVAMDSLSTMPQQIFYACANTVYEPTDLPNDPLLYRHYSLVPTEPYLNASINMEPAWAINTGEPSIKVGIVDHAVDGIHEDLSGVVIGGYDWYNNTPWDPNIGAPSSHGQACAGIVAAKRNNGIGIAGIAGGDHDVANAPGCSIVSLGTNYESTNAAVAIIHGAGAVPGNYYPGYVPGQFPWFGVHVLNNSYGCYLDNIQCWNPLMRDAMQFAFRNKTVFAAARGNGGSAIGFLPATIADGFNVNDAAALSVGASGTDGAYMSGSTPGDLSSSFSQGMDLIAPGTVRLVTSTADAPFNFEQCIPAPPGYDCFRGTSAAAPHAAGVAALMHSEHNISSTLYPNNLAPEDIERILEKNAQDVVGTAGSPYTIGYDAYNGHGLLDAGATMAQVAYPYYVYHNQPPISSSFNLYPAQLVQLSGNAGGFPDGYYYAERVDATHTYADAFLPNTFILDHWPRESSTTGTRPQNFIDGSYGSTYAAVVTDHTAQVTMTTTGWYVFPNQAGQPGPTWVPTNPYQAKTAYSLHLYKELSVGVQEPASETTRLWPNPATDRVQIGFNHTTASPMDILVVDAMGRLVKRHRVPPGADRDAISLHGLARGVYAARFTWDGEISNHSFVIY; encoded by the coding sequence ATGGCTTCGCTTAATGATCTCCACGGGCAATTCTATGTGAACAAAGAATGGGTTCAGGCCAATGGTACTCCTGCCCAGCTCGAATGGGCGGCGAGCACCTTGGATGGACAAGGACATATCGTAGTTGTAAGCAACACGGTAGTTTCCTCCAACAATGCAGACCTCCTGATAACCAAGTACGGCCCAACAGGCGACTTGGTCTGGCAACAAACCTACGGCGGCATTGACGGCGGACAGGACTACGGCGTTGCCGTCGCAGCGCTTGCGGGTGGAGGATTCGTGGTGGCTGGCGTGCTCAGCCAGACCCTCACTTCACAGGACATCGTGCTTCTTGGAATCTCGCCAACTGGTGACATTGACTGGGAAGCTCTGTGGAACGGAAGCGCCAATGGCACGGATGTGCCAACCTGCCTGATCATTGCACCGGACGGGAACATCTATTTGGGCGGCACCACAACTTCTAGCCTCGGCAATCTTGACTATGTGCTGAACAAATACAGCTCGACCGGTGCATTGCTTTGGTCATCGACCTACGAATACAGCGGCTTCCCGGATGCGGGCGTTGGCCTCGCACTTGACGCGGATAACAACCCGATCATAACGGGTGCTTCTGCAACCGGACCGCTCTCTTGGGACTATGCTACAGTCAAGTACCACAGGAACACGGGTACGCAGATTGACGAGGCTCGCGTGAGCGTTCCTGGGTTCGGTCTGGATCAAGTGCTATCCATCGACCAGGATGATCAAGGCCACTTCTACATCACCGGATTCAGGGAGGTGAATGGCCAAAAGGACATCCAGACCGTGAAGATCACCAGCACGTTCACGGTGGACTGGGTAGTGAACTACGACGGTGAGGGGCTTGATGATGCAGGCCGGGCCATCAAGGGCGATGACCTAGGGAACGCATACGTTGCCAGATATTCACGGAAGGGTATCGGCGGCACTGACTTGGTCGTCATGAAGTACGACAGCGCAGGTACCGAGCTTTGGGAGAAGCGATACGCAGCCTTGAATCCTGCGCATTCGGTTGAACCGAAGCGCATGGCGGTAACCAATGATGGAGGCGTAGTTGTTGCCGGTGTTATCAACGATGGCGTCTCGGACAACTTCATCACGATCAAGTTCGGCTCGGATGGCAGCTTGCATTGGGACAGGCAATATGATGGACTGGCAGGGAATGACCAGGCGCTTGATCTGCTGGTAGAAGGCGATCACGTGTACGTCTGTGGGCCTTCAGCGACGATCACTGGGCCGATGCTGGCCACGGTGAAGTACTCCACCACAACGAAACCAGACGGGTGGCTGTATTCCTCAACGGGCACGCCGCTCTGCGTCGCCGAGGAGATCGTGGTCAAGTTCAACCGCCAGGTGATCGACATGGAGCTCGTGGATGATCCACGCTGGGAGTTCGGAACCTTGGAAGAACTCACTTCCGATAGCCTAGCCGGTGCGATCGGCGAGAAGCTGGGAATCGGTGCGGTGGCTGGAAAGCGCCTGCCCGTGTACAAGATCTTCCGGTGGATGACCTCGGCTGACAGCATCACCATCACACGCCTCGGTGAGGAGGAGCCCGTACCGGACTTCTGGAGCACATTCATCATCGGCATCGGCGATGCGGTAGAGGTCCATGTGGCCATGGATAGCCTGAGCACGATGCCGCAGCAGATCTTCTATGCTTGCGCGAACACGGTATATGAACCGACGGACCTGCCGAACGACCCGCTCCTTTATCGCCATTACAGCCTTGTTCCGACCGAGCCATACCTCAACGCCAGCATCAATATGGAACCGGCTTGGGCCATCAACACCGGCGAACCATCCATCAAGGTGGGCATCGTGGATCATGCGGTGGATGGCATTCATGAGGATCTCTCCGGAGTGGTCATTGGTGGATACGACTGGTACAACAATACTCCATGGGACCCCAATATTGGAGCGCCTAGCAGTCATGGGCAAGCTTGCGCAGGCATCGTTGCGGCCAAGCGGAACAACGGCATCGGCATCGCGGGCATAGCGGGCGGTGATCACGACGTCGCGAACGCCCCTGGTTGCTCCATCGTGAGCCTTGGAACGAACTACGAGAGCACCAATGCGGCAGTGGCCATCATTCACGGTGCGGGGGCCGTGCCGGGGAATTACTACCCTGGCTATGTACCAGGCCAATTCCCTTGGTTCGGCGTGCATGTGCTCAACAACAGCTACGGCTGCTACCTGGACAATATCCAATGCTGGAACCCGCTCATGCGCGACGCCATGCAGTTCGCCTTCCGCAACAAGACCGTGTTCGCGGCTGCCCGCGGTAATGGCGGCTCAGCCATAGGATTCTTGCCTGCCACCATCGCCGATGGCTTCAACGTGAACGATGCTGCTGCTTTGAGCGTTGGTGCGAGCGGCACGGACGGAGCGTATATGTCTGGATCGACTCCCGGTGACCTCAGCAGCAGCTTCAGCCAGGGTATGGATTTGATTGCACCGGGCACCGTGCGCTTGGTCACCTCCACTGCGGATGCACCCTTCAATTTCGAGCAGTGCATACCGGCACCGCCAGGCTACGATTGTTTCCGTGGCACCTCGGCAGCGGCCCCGCATGCGGCTGGCGTAGCCGCCTTGATGCACAGTGAGCACAACATCTCTTCAACGCTCTATCCGAACAATCTCGCACCAGAGGATATCGAGCGTATCCTGGAGAAGAATGCACAAGATGTGGTTGGAACCGCTGGAAGTCCGTACACCATCGGATATGATGCATACAACGGTCACGGCCTATTGGATGCAGGCGCAACCATGGCGCAGGTGGCCTATCCCTACTATGTCTATCACAATCAGCCGCCCATCAGCTCGTCATTCAACCTGTACCCGGCACAGCTGGTTCAGCTTTCCGGGAACGCGGGTGGATTCCCCGATGGCTACTACTACGCGGAGCGGGTTGATGCGACCCATACCTACGCCGATGCCTTCCTGCCGAACACCTTCATCCTGGACCATTGGCCGCGCGAGAGCAGCACCACCGGCACCAGGCCACAGAACTTCATCGATGGCAGCTACGGCAGCACGTATGCAGCGGTCGTCACCGATCACACGGCGCAGGTCACCATGACCACCACCGGCTGGTACGTGTTCCCCAATCAAGCAGGCCAACCCGGACCCACCTGGGTACCCACGAACCCGTACCAGGCCAAGACGGCCTACTCCCTGCACCTTTACAAGGAGTTGTCCGTTGGCGTGCAGGAACCAGCTTCTGAAACCACACGCTTATGGCCGAATCCGGCCACGGATCGTGTGCAGATCGGCTTCAACCACACGACTGCTTCGCCCATGGATATCCTCGTGGTTGATGCTATGGGCCGGTTGGTGAAGCGGCATCGCGTGCCACCCGGCGCAGACCGTGATGCAATCAGCCTGCATGGCTTGGCTCGCGGTGTTTATGCTGCGCGCTTCACCTGGGACGGTGAGATCAGTAACCACTCCTTCGTCATCTACTAG
- a CDS encoding TonB family protein, with product MKRQFLFFTACICLVAPTLGQTEGGCMAQGGRSALDKLFEQELHYPAVALEAGIKGEVVIATRLEPDGSVKSIQVGKSLSPECDQEALRVARMILWRPETAGELCGSTEIFLAIPFEPGKYKRWLKDRAPRTGERFALPVASPDSVASLVVFQARQVDQHIAPGIPNGMAGLPAYIGKEMRYPSEAMRYSLEGTVKVEFVVEPTGTISNMHVLQSVGGGCTDEALRLLYRIPWQPAVKNGQRVRSALQVPIRFDLPKQRP from the coding sequence ATGAAACGTCAATTCCTGTTCTTCACGGCATGCATCTGCCTCGTAGCGCCAACCCTTGGACAAACGGAAGGCGGCTGCATGGCCCAAGGCGGACGATCGGCGCTCGACAAGCTCTTCGAGCAGGAACTGCATTACCCGGCGGTGGCGCTCGAAGCCGGGATCAAGGGTGAAGTGGTGATCGCCACGAGATTGGAACCTGATGGATCGGTGAAATCGATCCAGGTGGGCAAATCGCTTTCACCCGAATGCGACCAGGAAGCGCTGCGCGTGGCGCGCATGATCCTTTGGCGCCCGGAGACGGCTGGGGAACTGTGCGGCAGCACGGAGATCTTCCTGGCCATTCCCTTCGAGCCGGGCAAATACAAGCGCTGGCTGAAGGATCGGGCTCCACGCACCGGCGAGCGCTTTGCATTGCCCGTTGCATCGCCCGACAGCGTAGCGAGCCTCGTCGTGTTCCAGGCCAGACAAGTCGACCAGCACATCGCACCCGGCATTCCGAATGGCATGGCCGGGCTGCCCGCTTACATCGGCAAGGAGATGCGCTACCCCAGTGAGGCCATGCGCTACAGCCTCGAAGGCACGGTGAAGGTGGAATTCGTGGTGGAGCCTACAGGGACCATCAGCAACATGCACGTGCTGCAATCCGTGGGCGGAGGCTGCACCGATGAAGCCCTCCGGCTGCTGTACCGCATCCCCTGGCAGCCCGCGGTGAAGAACGGCCAGCGCGTGCGCAGCGCGCTGCAGGTTCCGATACGCTTCGATCTGCCGAAGCAGCGGCCGTGA